One genomic region from Nocardioides plantarum encodes:
- a CDS encoding MFS transporter: MTTTPAPTPTMTAGRATHPGAILALVAGIAILVSSEFLPAGVLPSLAADLGVSEGTAGLAVAATAIAGAFTAPSIAVLLPRTDRRTVLVALLVAAAVSNLAVALAPSFVLLLVSRLVLGVAIAGYWSFAFGAGTAASPGRDHVVATSIALGVTGATIVGVPLGSLLGDAVGWRAVFGLAAGLALLSALALGRTLPSVPASAGAGFAMLRQALGNRHLMAGIGAVMLVAFGNFAAYPFIRLAIGEVDEGATTWLLLLWGLGGLAGNLSAGRFAARLRVVAATAPVLLAVSLLITAQATTLVVLAVGIALWGFAFNMVPVATQLWVTRVEPERSESAVSLQVAAFQVAITLGAASGGALVDGHGVVAALMLGAVLAAAGGLAFAVLRAGRAERG; the protein is encoded by the coding sequence GTGACCACGACACCTGCTCCCACCCCCACCATGACGGCCGGGCGAGCGACCCACCCCGGGGCGATCCTCGCCCTCGTCGCCGGCATCGCCATCCTCGTCTCGAGCGAGTTCCTGCCGGCCGGCGTGCTGCCGTCGCTGGCCGCCGACCTCGGCGTGAGCGAGGGCACCGCCGGCCTCGCCGTCGCCGCGACCGCGATCGCCGGCGCGTTCACCGCGCCGAGCATCGCGGTCCTGCTGCCGCGTACCGACCGGCGTACCGTCCTGGTCGCCCTGCTCGTCGCGGCGGCCGTCTCCAACCTCGCGGTCGCGCTGGCCCCGAGCTTCGTGCTGCTGCTGGTCTCGCGCCTCGTGCTGGGCGTCGCGATCGCCGGCTACTGGTCGTTCGCGTTCGGGGCGGGCACCGCCGCGTCCCCGGGACGCGACCATGTCGTCGCCACCTCGATCGCCCTGGGCGTCACCGGGGCCACGATCGTCGGCGTACCGCTCGGGTCGCTGCTGGGCGACGCCGTGGGCTGGCGCGCGGTGTTCGGGCTCGCGGCCGGTCTCGCCCTGCTCAGCGCGCTCGCGCTGGGGCGCACGCTGCCGTCGGTGCCGGCCAGCGCGGGGGCGGGGTTCGCCATGCTGCGGCAGGCGCTGGGCAACCGGCACCTGATGGCTGGGATCGGTGCGGTCATGCTGGTCGCGTTCGGCAACTTCGCGGCCTACCCGTTCATCCGCCTCGCCATCGGCGAGGTCGACGAGGGGGCGACCACCTGGCTGCTGCTGCTCTGGGGCCTCGGCGGGTTGGCGGGCAACCTGAGCGCGGGGCGGTTCGCCGCTCGCCTCCGGGTGGTCGCCGCGACCGCGCCCGTGCTGCTGGCGGTGAGCCTCCTGATCACCGCCCAGGCCACCACCCTCGTCGTGCTGGCCGTCGGGATCGCGCTGTGGGGCTTCGCGTTCAACATGGTGCCCGTCGCCACGCAGCTGTGGGTGACGCGCGTGGAGCCGGAGCGGTCCGAGTCGGCCGTGTCGCTGCAGGTGGCGGCCTTCCAGGTCGCGATCACCCTCGGTGCGGCGTCAGGAGGCGCGCTCGTCGACGGGCACGGAGTCGTGGCGGCTCTGATGTTGGGCGCCGTCCTGGCGGCGGCGGGCGGGCTGGCCTTCGCGGTGCTGCGTGCCGGCCGGGCCGAGCGTGGCTGA
- a CDS encoding DUF6049 family protein — translation MVGPRRFLRALAATWALSAGLVLAAPVSAPAAPADAAGVADGRTATATAARDDSSLRVTITSMTPGSLPATGDIEVTGTVTNRTDDTWRDIKLYVVDGTVIDGDVPAEPLRTPGQLAKAMTTADDEVVGSRITEPNVDVAELAPKASADYRIVVPASAIKADRTGVYWFAVHALGISDSVPYDKVADGRARTFLPYVPTRFDATPVKVSVVVPLTRSVRYAANGSLEDERAWIRDLDGGRLDRVLDLVGAAPGPVTWLVDPALVDAVAHLAAGNKPRSLGPSVSGGGGPTEEPSEEPSADAEPVAESEGAQVAARWLDRLGTALDGNEVLTLPYGDVDVAATLDRDPDLLAVSLAQRSAALEALGVDTRPVLASPNGYLDAAGIRAAEPGTRVLVSDKMFGTKAPVVADADGHRLLVASSGASQGSPGPGSSLTAVGIRQRVLAEAALRVVRSDREPLIAVVPSSWDLDDAGAFWDGLDAPWIDLTTVSGVEAATTPVDVPVDDLDYPEWQAGRELGPLTVDGVADLVRAGDTLQSLLVDNTGIGGTVTEEALTGLSYRVRLDQVAARAATARSRDWVDERLGAVKIDAPNGVTLASDQGTFVVTLANTLDHRVVVSVRARSDDGIDVTSPKRVVLAPDARETVRLTTRTTDSSVHNVELMVTDEAGTPLGSTSDLRIRSTQVGGVIWIIIGVGVGVLFVAIAVRLARRVAAARRGEPGAGRRLTRIRARNRAKGERSHPVEAT, via the coding sequence GTGGTCGGTCCCCGGAGGTTCTTGCGCGCCCTCGCGGCGACGTGGGCCCTGAGCGCCGGGCTCGTGCTCGCGGCCCCCGTCTCGGCGCCGGCCGCGCCGGCCGACGCAGCCGGGGTGGCCGACGGCCGCACCGCCACGGCCACTGCCGCCCGGGACGACTCCTCGCTGCGCGTCACGATCACGTCGATGACGCCGGGCTCGTTGCCGGCGACCGGCGACATCGAGGTCACCGGCACCGTCACCAACCGCACCGACGACACGTGGCGCGACATCAAGCTCTACGTCGTCGACGGCACCGTGATCGACGGCGACGTCCCGGCCGAGCCGCTGCGCACCCCGGGACAGCTGGCCAAGGCGATGACGACGGCCGACGACGAGGTCGTCGGCTCGCGCATCACCGAGCCCAACGTGGACGTCGCCGAGCTGGCCCCGAAGGCCTCGGCCGACTACCGGATCGTCGTCCCCGCCTCGGCCATCAAGGCCGACCGGACGGGCGTCTACTGGTTCGCGGTGCACGCCCTCGGCATCAGCGACTCCGTGCCCTACGACAAGGTCGCCGACGGTCGGGCCCGCACCTTCCTGCCCTACGTCCCCACCCGCTTCGACGCCACGCCGGTCAAGGTCTCGGTCGTGGTCCCGCTGACCCGGTCGGTGCGCTACGCCGCCAACGGCTCGCTCGAGGACGAGCGGGCGTGGATCCGCGACCTCGACGGAGGCCGCCTCGACCGGGTGCTCGACCTCGTCGGGGCCGCCCCCGGACCGGTGACCTGGCTGGTCGACCCCGCCCTCGTCGACGCCGTCGCCCACCTCGCCGCCGGGAACAAGCCCCGCAGCCTGGGCCCGTCGGTGTCCGGTGGCGGAGGCCCGACCGAGGAGCCGAGCGAGGAGCCGTCCGCCGACGCCGAGCCGGTCGCCGAGAGCGAGGGCGCGCAGGTCGCGGCCCGGTGGCTCGACCGGCTCGGCACCGCCCTCGACGGCAACGAGGTCCTCACGCTCCCCTACGGCGACGTCGACGTCGCCGCCACGCTCGACCGCGACCCCGACCTCCTCGCGGTGTCGCTCGCGCAGCGCAGCGCGGCCCTCGAGGCCCTCGGCGTCGACACCCGTCCCGTCCTCGCCTCGCCCAACGGCTACCTCGACGCAGCCGGCATCCGCGCCGCCGAGCCCGGCACCCGCGTGCTGGTCAGCGACAAGATGTTCGGCACCAAGGCGCCCGTCGTCGCCGACGCCGACGGCCACCGCCTCCTGGTGGCGTCGTCCGGCGCGAGCCAGGGCAGTCCGGGCCCGGGCTCCTCGCTCACCGCGGTCGGCATCCGACAGCGGGTGCTGGCCGAGGCCGCGCTCCGCGTCGTACGCAGCGACCGGGAGCCGCTGATCGCGGTGGTGCCGTCCAGCTGGGACCTCGACGACGCAGGGGCGTTCTGGGACGGCCTCGACGCGCCCTGGATCGATCTCACGACGGTGTCCGGGGTCGAGGCCGCCACGACCCCGGTCGACGTCCCGGTCGACGACCTCGACTACCCCGAGTGGCAGGCCGGTCGCGAGCTCGGGCCGCTCACCGTCGACGGCGTCGCCGATCTCGTCCGGGCCGGCGACACCCTGCAGAGCCTCCTGGTCGACAACACCGGCATCGGCGGCACCGTGACCGAGGAGGCCCTCACCGGCCTGTCCTACCGGGTCCGCCTCGACCAGGTCGCCGCCCGCGCGGCGACCGCCCGCTCCCGCGACTGGGTCGACGAGCGACTCGGCGCGGTGAAGATCGACGCCCCCAACGGCGTGACGCTGGCCAGCGACCAGGGCACGTTCGTCGTCACCCTGGCCAACACCCTCGACCACCGCGTCGTGGTCAGCGTCCGGGCCCGCTCCGACGACGGCATCGACGTGACGTCGCCCAAGCGCGTCGTCCTCGCCCCCGACGCCCGCGAGACCGTCCGTCTCACGACCCGCACCACCGACAGCTCGGTGCACAACGTCGAGCTGATGGTCACCGACGAGGCCGGCACCCCGCTCGGCTCGACCTCCGACCTGCGCATCCGCTCGACCCAGGTCGGCGGCGTCATCTGGATCATCATCGGCGTCGGCGTCGGCGTCCTCTTCGTCGCGATCGCCGTCCGCCTCGCCCGCCGGGTGGCCGCGGCGCGACGAGGCGAGCCGGGCGCCGGGCGCCGGCTCACCCGGATCCGAGCCCGCAACCGCGCCAAGGGCGAGCGGTCCCACCCGGTCGAGGCCACGTGA
- a CDS encoding CCA tRNA nucleotidyltransferase: MSASEPLSIVEVQRRVGAELDRLGPVIDGLGALFTDAGHELHLVGGPVRDAMLGRSHHDLDFTTSARPEVSERLLKGWGDALWDMGRDFGTIGARKGPWVVEVTTYRSETYDPSSRNPTVHYGDSLAGDLGRRDFTVNAMAVSLPAREFEDPYGGIVDLAHQVLRTPGRPEDSFADDPLRMMRAARFAAQLGFTVAPEVVEAMTAMAERITIISAERVRDELVKLICAPHPRLGLTLLVETGLAAIVLPELPALQLERDEHHRHKDVYEHTLTVLEQAIDLEPRLSPDGEPDLVSRLAALMHDVGKPRTRRLVGDGTVTFHHHDVVGAKLTAKRMKALRFSNDEIDAVSRLVELHLRFHGYGSGEWTDSAVRRYVRDAGDQLERLHVLTRADCTTRNQRKADRLRRTYDELEARIARLSEEEELASLRPDLDGNQIMAILGIGPGREVGQAYTFLLDLRLDRGPLDEAAATAALQEWWASR; encoded by the coding sequence GTGTCCGCGTCCGAACCCCTCTCGATCGTCGAGGTGCAGCGACGTGTCGGCGCCGAGCTCGATCGGCTCGGCCCGGTGATCGACGGCCTGGGCGCGCTGTTCACCGACGCCGGCCACGAGCTCCACCTCGTCGGCGGGCCGGTGCGTGACGCGATGCTCGGCCGCTCCCACCACGACCTCGACTTCACGACGTCCGCGCGCCCCGAGGTCAGCGAGCGGCTGCTCAAGGGCTGGGGCGACGCCCTGTGGGACATGGGCCGCGACTTCGGCACCATCGGCGCCCGCAAGGGCCCGTGGGTGGTCGAGGTGACGACGTACCGCTCGGAGACCTACGACCCGTCCTCGCGCAACCCGACCGTCCACTACGGCGACTCGCTGGCCGGTGACCTCGGCCGTCGCGACTTCACGGTCAACGCGATGGCGGTCTCGCTGCCGGCCCGCGAGTTCGAGGACCCGTACGGCGGCATCGTCGACCTGGCCCACCAGGTGCTGCGCACGCCCGGGCGCCCCGAGGACTCCTTCGCCGACGACCCGCTGCGGATGATGCGCGCGGCCCGCTTCGCCGCCCAGCTCGGCTTCACGGTGGCGCCGGAGGTGGTCGAGGCGATGACGGCGATGGCCGAGCGGATCACGATCATCAGCGCCGAGCGGGTCCGCGACGAGCTGGTCAAGCTGATCTGCGCGCCCCACCCCCGGCTGGGCCTGACGCTGCTCGTCGAGACCGGGCTGGCCGCGATCGTGCTGCCCGAGCTGCCGGCGCTGCAGCTCGAGCGCGACGAGCACCACCGCCACAAGGACGTCTACGAGCACACGCTCACCGTGCTGGAGCAGGCGATCGACCTCGAGCCGCGGCTCTCGCCCGACGGCGAGCCCGACCTGGTCTCGCGCCTGGCCGCGTTGATGCACGACGTCGGCAAGCCCCGCACGCGCCGGCTCGTCGGTGACGGCACCGTCACCTTCCACCACCACGACGTCGTCGGCGCCAAGCTGACGGCCAAGCGGATGAAGGCGCTGCGCTTCAGCAACGACGAGATCGACGCGGTGAGCAGGCTCGTCGAGCTGCACCTGCGGTTCCACGGCTACGGGTCGGGAGAGTGGACCGACTCCGCCGTACGCCGCTACGTGCGCGACGCCGGCGACCAGCTCGAGCGCCTGCACGTGCTGACCCGGGCCGACTGCACCACGCGCAACCAGCGCAAGGCCGACCGGCTGCGCCGGACCTACGACGAGCTCGAGGCGCGGATCGCCCGGCTCTCGGAGGAGGAGGAGCTGGCCTCGCTGCGCCCCGACCTCGACGGCAACCAGATCATGGCGATCCTCGGCATCGGTCCGGGGCGCGAGGTCGGCCAGGCCTACACGTTCCTGCTCGACCTGCGTCTGGACCGCGGTCCCCTCGACGAGGCCGCCGCCACGGCGGCGCTGCAGGAGTGGTGGGCGTCACGGTGA
- a CDS encoding SRPBCC family protein → MADTQHDELEASTDIDAPPAAVWALVTDVPRMASWSPQVVHTRVKGGVVRQGARFSNLNHQGPLLWPTAGRVVRFEPHRDFAFRIRENRVVWSFELTDNGRGGTTLTQRREVPHGISQLSLVMTRFVLGGVGPFTRRLERGMQETLARVKAEAESA, encoded by the coding sequence ATGGCCGACACCCAGCACGACGAGCTCGAGGCGAGCACCGACATCGACGCGCCGCCCGCGGCGGTGTGGGCGCTGGTGACCGACGTACCGCGGATGGCGTCGTGGAGCCCGCAGGTCGTGCACACCCGGGTCAAGGGCGGCGTCGTACGTCAGGGCGCACGGTTCAGCAACCTCAACCACCAGGGTCCGTTGCTGTGGCCCACCGCCGGCCGGGTCGTCCGCTTCGAGCCGCACCGCGACTTCGCGTTCCGGATCAGGGAGAACCGGGTCGTGTGGTCGTTCGAGCTGACCGACAACGGCCGCGGCGGCACCACGCTCACCCAGCGCCGCGAGGTGCCGCACGGCATCTCGCAGCTCTCGCTGGTGATGACCCGGTTCGTCCTCGGCGGCGTCGGGCCGTTCACCCGCCGCCTCGAGCGCGGCATGCAGGAGACCCTGGCGCGGGTGAAGGCCGAGGCCGAGTCGGCCTGA
- a CDS encoding protein kinase family protein yields MPHATRPGDLLGERYRLVDLLTESDGGRFWRAHDGVLERHVAIHAIRGDDARAPGLMEAARRSATVHDPRVLRVLDAEHTDEECYVVNEWGWGASLDIVVAGSGPLGARKAAWLVAEVADSVAVAHAAGVAHARLNPENVLVDRTGGIRIIGLGVDAALHGIDPAGPDAFERDIDDLAGLLYCALTARWAGPSDSLVPRAPHGGGTVLRPRQVRAGIPRPLDLVCDELLHTSPAGRHREPDAVDRSARGVADYLAAFVGDSTGMPEALLSSTPDVLPDEEQVVLPPVPVLLPHDADEPDEPAATAGDDDDTDDTGKLGRAVDLDAIEDPVVPGDEPVVADAPDGLGDPASVEEASVVDLPTEAGVPIFGEDDDVSWLERRATPAPPPPPFEAPPERPLFAPGPARTPRHPDGSRAAGRGNDEFWPWDTGAGPGTGGLPPRSFSGSGRSGGPGDDDSGEQAVVPGRTFLRLGVVIAVVVLVVVAVLVAVGIGRGGGDGEAAGDPTGSGRTSGTTASTTPAPSAQAAVLRGVTATAYDPQGDDGSENDDAAANAVDGDPETVWTTAGYNDQLGPPPGLKLGVGLLLDLGGVTSLDQVVVSFVGAPTSVSLYVTEERPASVLDLDPVTRGTADGGRLALDADGARGSYAVVWLTSLPAGDDGRFRGTVSEISVRGAAG; encoded by the coding sequence GTGCCGCACGCCACCCGACCCGGTGACCTCCTCGGCGAGCGCTACCGCCTGGTCGACCTGCTGACGGAGAGCGACGGCGGCCGGTTCTGGCGGGCCCACGACGGGGTCCTCGAGCGACACGTCGCGATCCACGCGATCCGCGGTGACGACGCCCGCGCCCCGGGACTGATGGAGGCCGCGCGTCGATCGGCCACCGTGCACGACCCGCGGGTGCTGCGCGTGCTCGACGCCGAGCACACCGACGAGGAGTGCTACGTCGTCAACGAGTGGGGCTGGGGCGCCAGCCTCGACATCGTGGTGGCCGGGTCGGGTCCGCTCGGCGCTCGCAAGGCCGCGTGGCTGGTCGCCGAGGTCGCCGACTCGGTGGCCGTCGCCCACGCCGCCGGCGTGGCGCACGCCCGGCTCAACCCCGAGAACGTCCTGGTCGACCGCACCGGCGGCATCCGGATCATCGGTCTCGGCGTCGACGCAGCCCTGCACGGCATCGATCCGGCGGGGCCCGACGCGTTCGAGCGGGACATCGACGACCTGGCGGGGCTGCTCTACTGCGCACTCACCGCCCGGTGGGCCGGGCCGTCCGACTCGCTGGTGCCCCGTGCCCCCCACGGCGGTGGCACGGTGCTGCGCCCCCGACAGGTGCGCGCCGGGATCCCCCGCCCCCTCGACCTGGTCTGCGACGAGCTGCTCCACACCTCCCCGGCCGGACGCCACCGCGAGCCCGACGCCGTCGACCGCTCCGCTCGGGGTGTGGCCGACTACCTCGCCGCGTTCGTGGGCGACTCGACCGGCATGCCCGAGGCCCTGCTGTCGAGCACGCCCGACGTGCTGCCCGACGAGGAGCAGGTCGTGCTGCCGCCCGTGCCCGTCCTGCTGCCCCACGACGCAGACGAGCCCGACGAGCCGGCCGCGACAGCCGGCGATGACGACGACACCGACGACACCGGCAAGCTCGGCCGGGCCGTCGACCTCGATGCGATCGAGGACCCCGTCGTCCCCGGGGACGAGCCGGTGGTGGCCGACGCCCCGGACGGGCTCGGCGACCCGGCGTCGGTCGAGGAGGCGTCGGTGGTGGACCTGCCGACCGAGGCGGGGGTCCCGATCTTCGGCGAGGACGACGACGTCTCGTGGCTCGAGCGGCGCGCCACCCCCGCGCCGCCCCCGCCGCCCTTCGAGGCCCCGCCCGAGCGTCCGCTGTTCGCCCCGGGACCGGCACGGACCCCGCGACACCCCGACGGGTCGCGGGCCGCGGGCCGCGGGAACGACGAGTTCTGGCCGTGGGACACCGGCGCCGGACCGGGCACCGGCGGCCTGCCGCCGCGCTCGTTCAGCGGCTCCGGCCGCTCCGGCGGCCCCGGTGACGACGACAGCGGCGAGCAGGCCGTGGTGCCCGGACGCACCTTCCTGCGGCTCGGGGTCGTGATCGCCGTGGTGGTGCTGGTGGTGGTGGCCGTCCTGGTCGCGGTCGGGATCGGCCGGGGTGGCGGGGACGGAGAGGCAGCCGGCGACCCCACGGGCAGCGGCCGCACCTCCGGGACGACCGCCTCGACGACCCCGGCCCCGTCCGCGCAGGCGGCGGTCCTGCGCGGTGTCACCGCGACGGCGTACGACCCGCAGGGCGACGACGGCTCCGAGAACGACGACGCCGCGGCCAACGCGGTCGACGGCGACCCCGAGACGGTGTGGACCACGGCGGGCTACAACGACCAGCTCGGCCCGCCGCCCGGGCTCAAGCTCGGCGTCGGCCTGCTGCTCGACCTGGGCGGGGTCACCAGCCTCGACCAGGTCGTCGTGTCCTTCGTCGGGGCCCCGACCTCGGTCTCGCTCTACGTCACCGAGGAGCGTCCCGCCTCGGTCCTCGACCTCGACCCCGTCACCCGGGGCACCGCCGACGGCGGGCGTCTGGCCCTCGACGCCGACGGCGCACGCGGCTCCTACGCCGTGGTCTGGCTCACCTCGTTGCCGGCCGGCGACGACGGCCGGTTCCGCGGGACCGTCTCGGAGATCTCGGTCCGGGGAGCCGCCGGGTGA
- the murJ gene encoding murein biosynthesis integral membrane protein MurJ: MSGGGKHAARPDDVPAGRPATEPAESSEPTESTGQPTVGASDREQQTMLANSAVMAAGTIVSRMSGFVRSALLAAALGAALHADVFTIANTVPNMLYILLAGGVFNAVLVPQLIRAMTDDADGGEAYTNRIITLAALFLGAVTVALVVFAPQLMSLYLSDQWHEPDRAEQLQSVVDLARYCLPQVFFYGMFVLVGQILNARGRFGPMMWAPIANNVISVAVLVVYLVGFGPARGNELTGPFTNGQELLLGLGSTVGIAAQLAILVPYLRRAGFTFRPRFDFRGTGLGHTLRLGLWTVLFVVVNQIAYTVVVRLASGGTVDGGDGTGYTIYSSTFLIVMVPHSIITVSLATAILPRLSRYAAAGDDRSLAEAMATNLRTALAVVVPFAALLPLVADDMANVIWGHGAAAEQYERYAPTLSLFGIGLVMFTVHYLVLRAFYALELTRTVFYVQCVVATVNVVAAVLLVRSGDAAATAPALVLAYATSYAVGAALSYAVLRRRLGGLHTGRLLRYLARLVVATAVAVAVAGVVALLLGRLADDPDWVVAALRGCAVAGVGGVVFLVMARATRLREVMIVIETITRRGSRTSGG, encoded by the coding sequence GTGAGCGGCGGGGGCAAGCACGCGGCCCGGCCGGACGACGTACCCGCCGGGCGGCCCGCCACCGAGCCGGCCGAGTCGTCGGAGCCGACCGAGTCGACCGGCCAGCCCACCGTCGGGGCGTCGGACCGCGAGCAGCAGACCATGCTCGCCAACAGCGCGGTGATGGCCGCCGGCACCATCGTGTCGCGGATGAGCGGCTTCGTCCGCTCGGCGCTGCTGGCCGCCGCGCTCGGGGCCGCGCTCCACGCCGACGTCTTCACCATCGCCAACACCGTGCCCAACATGCTCTACATCCTGTTGGCCGGCGGGGTGTTCAACGCGGTGCTCGTGCCCCAGCTGATCCGGGCGATGACCGACGACGCCGACGGTGGCGAGGCCTACACCAACCGGATCATCACGCTGGCCGCGCTGTTCCTCGGAGCGGTGACGGTCGCGCTGGTCGTCTTCGCGCCCCAGCTGATGTCGCTCTACCTCAGCGACCAGTGGCACGAGCCCGACCGCGCCGAGCAGCTGCAGTCGGTCGTCGACCTCGCCCGCTACTGCCTGCCACAGGTGTTCTTCTACGGCATGTTCGTCCTGGTCGGGCAGATCCTCAATGCCCGCGGCCGGTTCGGCCCGATGATGTGGGCGCCGATCGCCAACAACGTCATCTCCGTCGCGGTCCTCGTCGTCTACCTCGTCGGCTTCGGCCCGGCCCGCGGCAACGAGCTGACGGGTCCGTTCACCAACGGCCAGGAGCTGCTCCTCGGCCTCGGGTCGACCGTCGGCATCGCCGCGCAGCTGGCCATCCTGGTGCCCTACCTGCGCCGCGCCGGGTTCACCTTCCGCCCGCGCTTCGACTTCCGCGGGACCGGCCTGGGGCACACCCTGCGGCTCGGGCTGTGGACCGTGCTGTTCGTGGTGGTCAACCAGATCGCCTACACGGTCGTGGTCCGCCTCGCCTCGGGCGGCACCGTCGACGGCGGCGACGGTACGGGCTACACGATCTACTCCTCGACGTTCCTCATCGTGATGGTCCCGCACTCGATCATCACGGTGTCGCTGGCGACGGCGATCCTGCCGAGGCTCTCCCGCTACGCCGCCGCGGGCGACGACCGGAGCCTGGCCGAGGCCATGGCCACCAACCTGCGCACCGCGCTGGCCGTCGTGGTGCCGTTCGCGGCGCTGCTGCCGCTCGTCGCCGACGACATGGCCAACGTCATCTGGGGCCACGGGGCCGCCGCCGAGCAGTACGAGCGCTACGCGCCGACGCTGTCGCTGTTCGGCATCGGCCTGGTGATGTTCACCGTGCACTACCTGGTGCTGCGCGCGTTCTACGCCCTCGAGCTCACCCGCACCGTGTTCTACGTGCAGTGCGTCGTCGCCACGGTCAACGTCGTCGCCGCCGTCCTGCTCGTGCGCAGTGGCGATGCCGCCGCGACCGCGCCGGCCCTGGTGCTCGCCTACGCGACGTCGTACGCCGTCGGCGCGGCACTCTCCTACGCCGTGCTGCGCCGACGCCTCGGCGGTCTCCACACCGGCCGGCTGCTGCGCTACCTCGCCCGGCTGGTCGTGGCGACGGCGGTCGCCGTCGCCGTCGCCGGTGTCGTGGCCCTGCTGCTGGGACGCCTCGCCGACGACCCCGACTGGGTCGTCGCGGCGCTGCGGGGGTGCGCCGTGGCGGGGGTCGGCGGCGTCGTGTTCCTGGTGATGGCCCGCGCGACGCGCCTGCGGGAGGTCATGATCGTCATCGAGACGATCACCCGCCGCGGCAGCCGCACCTCCGGGGGCTGA
- a CDS encoding DUF429 domain-containing protein, with product MHYVGIDLAWGDKKPTGLAVIDADARLLLVSAVLADDEIEAALAAYDGPCLVAMDAPLVVRNATGMRPAERELSADFRRFDAGTHPSNTGKPEFAHGTRAARVAKRLGLDIDPRSGRARRAIEVYPHPATIVLFGLEKVLRYKAKPGRDLELLRSELLTLMGHVEGVVTTDETWAALRTTVQTATQKAQLRRVEDQVDGVLCAYLALFADTRPAEVTRYGDLETGYIVTPTLPPARPAAPSHAEVVAEAVRVYSARHADLMRVGHEAVDLVRGFLDEAGINYLSVTGRTKTVASFAEKAARTAAGLPLYDDPLAQLTDQVGVRVITYVSGDVDAVADVLAEQVRVADDRDLGQETAQEGRFGYASRHLLLELATPEGPQLVQVQIRTVLQHAWAEFEHDIRYKGTVPDEHAHEFDRRFTLAAGLLELADREFGEIRDRLRGVAPAVTTETPADDDPRLDPRELAAFLAGQYSDAEWSRADHYNWIAGLLLELGVTSLEELGGVLRDADEAAIAERMDYRHPPGAVRRLDDALLQVFGERYVELHSNAHRRAALAQRLERLRG from the coding sequence GTGCACTACGTCGGGATCGACCTCGCCTGGGGGGACAAGAAGCCGACGGGGCTGGCGGTCATCGACGCCGACGCCCGGCTCCTGCTGGTCAGCGCCGTGCTCGCCGACGACGAGATCGAGGCCGCCCTGGCGGCGTACGACGGCCCGTGCCTGGTCGCCATGGACGCGCCCCTCGTCGTTCGCAACGCGACCGGCATGCGTCCGGCCGAGCGCGAGCTGTCGGCCGACTTCCGCCGCTTCGACGCCGGCACCCACCCGTCCAACACCGGCAAGCCCGAGTTCGCCCACGGCACCCGTGCGGCCCGCGTCGCCAAACGGCTGGGCCTCGACATCGATCCGCGCTCAGGCCGGGCTCGGCGGGCGATCGAGGTCTACCCGCACCCGGCGACGATCGTGCTGTTCGGGCTCGAGAAGGTGCTGCGCTACAAGGCCAAGCCCGGTCGCGACCTCGAGCTGCTGCGCAGCGAGCTGCTCACGCTGATGGGCCACGTCGAAGGGGTCGTCACCACCGACGAGACCTGGGCGGCGCTGCGCACCACCGTCCAGACCGCCACCCAGAAGGCCCAGCTGCGGCGGGTCGAGGACCAGGTCGACGGGGTCCTGTGCGCCTACCTCGCGCTGTTCGCCGACACCCGCCCCGCCGAGGTCACCCGGTACGGCGACCTCGAGACGGGCTACATCGTCACCCCGACCCTGCCCCCCGCCCGGCCCGCGGCGCCGTCCCACGCCGAGGTCGTGGCCGAGGCGGTGCGCGTCTACAGCGCCCGCCACGCCGACCTGATGCGCGTCGGGCACGAGGCCGTCGACCTCGTGCGCGGCTTCCTCGACGAGGCGGGCATCAACTACCTGTCGGTCACCGGGCGCACCAAGACCGTCGCGTCGTTCGCCGAGAAGGCCGCACGCACCGCCGCCGGCCTCCCGCTGTACGACGACCCGCTGGCCCAGCTCACCGACCAGGTCGGCGTACGCGTGATCACCTACGTGTCGGGCGACGTCGACGCGGTCGCAGACGTCCTGGCCGAGCAGGTGCGGGTCGCCGACGACCGCGACCTCGGCCAGGAGACCGCGCAGGAGGGCCGCTTCGGCTACGCCTCGCGCCACCTGCTCCTCGAGCTCGCCACGCCCGAGGGCCCCCAGCTCGTGCAGGTGCAGATCCGCACGGTGCTGCAGCACGCGTGGGCCGAGTTCGAGCACGACATCCGCTACAAGGGCACCGTGCCCGACGAGCACGCCCACGAGTTCGACCGCCGCTTCACCCTGGCCGCCGGGCTGCTCGAGCTGGCCGACCGCGAGTTCGGCGAGATCCGCGACCGGCTGCGCGGTGTCGCCCCCGCGGTGACGACCGAGACGCCCGCCGACGACGACCCGCGCCTGGACCCCCGCGAGCTGGCCGCCTTCCTGGCCGGGCAGTACTCCGACGCCGAGTGGTCGCGCGCCGACCACTACAACTGGATCGCCGGGCTCCTGCTCGAGCTCGGCGTCACCTCGCTCGAGGAGCTCGGCGGGGTGCTGCGCGACGCCGACGAGGCCGCCATCGCCGAGCGGATGGACTACCGCCACCCGCCCGGCGCCGTACGCCGCCTCGACGACGCGCTGCTCCAGGTCTTCGGCGAGCGCTACGTCGAGCTCCACTCCAACGCCCACCGACGTGCTGCGCTCGCCCAGCGGCTCGAGCGGCTGCGGGGCTGA